The following are from one region of the Pseudodesulfovibrio piezophilus C1TLV30 genome:
- a CDS encoding Fe-S-containing hydro-lyase, whose protein sequence is MAEYKLTTPLTDEDIKQLKAGDVVFLSGYIYSARDAAHKKLIDLLDEDKELPFKLEGAAVYYVGPSPAPPGRPIGAAGPTTSYRMDSYAPRLHSLGLKATIGKGKRNDETRQAMQNHTAVYFGATGGAGALLSNSIVKSTVIAFDELGPEAIREMKVKDFPLLVINDSHGGELYAVPDRKAAGIE, encoded by the coding sequence ATGGCTGAATACAAACTCACAACTCCATTGACGGATGAAGATATCAAACAACTCAAAGCCGGAGATGTCGTGTTCTTGAGCGGATACATCTATTCCGCGCGAGATGCCGCTCACAAAAAACTCATAGATCTACTGGATGAAGATAAAGAATTGCCATTCAAGCTGGAAGGCGCAGCAGTGTATTATGTCGGACCAAGTCCGGCTCCCCCTGGCCGACCAATCGGTGCTGCCGGTCCTACCACGAGCTACCGAATGGATTCCTATGCGCCAAGATTGCACAGCCTTGGACTGAAAGCGACCATTGGAAAAGGAAAGCGCAACGATGAAACCCGTCAAGCCATGCAGAATCATACTGCAGTTTATTTTGGCGCAACGGGTGGAGCTGGTGCTCTTCTCTCGAATTCCATCGTCAAATCCACTGTTATTGCATTTGACGAACTCGGTCCCGAAGCTATTCGTGAGATGAAAGTCAAAGACTTTCCACTTCTTGTCATCAATGACTCTCATGGCGGGGAGCTTTATGCCGTCCCGGATCGCAAAGCTGCAGGCATTGAATAA
- a CDS encoding MFS transporter produces the protein MDRVHSQLPSNKFRLLTVVMAIGFFTSLGIGLFSFVVPLMSLDEKISGAWLGSAFAGYYFAKLLAAPLSGAAADKFGPKPVLICATLAGCLIPLFALLKNDLEVLYFVQFSLGLISGLIKPVGMAILGSNIARKSLPRSFAFHAFSYHIALFIGPLIGGIFYIKGSVQPILIGLSICMGLSCLVSIFLLPKQTTTTVSPSKQHTSFSFGLQTLALLIAIGGRTIGIGFLAAFYPILLSIILGRGIKIALLFAIPGLATCLGLLAINRFAEHKPDLHMTICGMLLSSLAMFFLGEAETSWQFITLGSTMGIGAALSVPASMSMASDISLQQGKIFGTAHLAAGLGFLIGPLLGGFLIPELHSINPVLQIAATLGALSCVPLLCSALQSHFHFGRGIAWGVALTLALFLIIPAAVRSKVLLQKDSHINDGIYQFTDVAMGTIVNLTLVADSQKKADDAARKTLTTMRALQQDFDFRSPHGSIGRINRDAGHGWVKPSQRSFGLIMRTLVISRQSQGIFDPSVGALTTSPIYYALDTHLAEKKKGLVDYRLIEIDTSGKRIRLARMGMALDMGGIAKGTIIDTAVTVLKKQGIKSGIVEAGGDFYCFGDREWHIGIRHPRDKKLFGTLAIREQGVCGSGDYQQYVTFEDKKGSERRHHIINPSTMLSAHQSIGVTVISDTAERADALATTLFIMGPINGQEFLDKYYPTTAAVWFSPDQSVILSKNFPAR, from the coding sequence ATGGATAGAGTGCACTCCCAATTGCCATCCAATAAATTTAGACTGCTTACAGTGGTCATGGCTATCGGCTTTTTCACCTCGTTAGGCATTGGCCTTTTTTCTTTTGTAGTTCCACTTATGAGTCTGGATGAGAAAATTAGTGGAGCTTGGCTTGGGAGTGCCTTTGCCGGATATTATTTTGCCAAACTCTTGGCGGCACCTCTCAGTGGAGCTGCCGCTGATAAATTCGGACCAAAGCCTGTGCTGATCTGTGCGACTTTAGCCGGTTGTCTTATTCCACTCTTCGCACTCTTGAAAAATGACTTAGAGGTTCTTTATTTTGTCCAATTCTCCTTAGGACTCATTTCCGGACTTATAAAACCAGTCGGAATGGCCATTTTGGGAAGTAATATTGCCAGGAAATCACTTCCACGCTCTTTTGCATTTCACGCCTTCTCATATCATATAGCTCTTTTCATCGGCCCCCTGATTGGAGGGATATTTTATATCAAAGGATCAGTTCAGCCCATTTTAATAGGCTTGTCGATATGCATGGGGCTGAGCTGCCTTGTCAGCATCTTTTTACTCCCAAAACAAACAACAACGACAGTATCTCCTTCAAAACAACACACATCTTTTTCCTTCGGATTACAGACCCTTGCGCTCTTAATTGCTATTGGTGGCCGTACTATTGGAATTGGATTTCTGGCTGCTTTCTACCCAATATTACTGAGTATAATTCTAGGCAGAGGCATCAAGATCGCCCTCCTTTTTGCCATTCCTGGCCTGGCAACCTGCCTCGGACTTCTGGCAATAAACAGATTTGCTGAACACAAGCCTGATCTGCATATGACAATTTGTGGCATGCTGTTAAGTTCCTTAGCCATGTTTTTTCTTGGAGAAGCCGAAACCTCCTGGCAATTTATCACCCTTGGATCAACGATGGGCATAGGTGCCGCTCTTTCTGTTCCGGCATCAATGTCAATGGCATCCGATATATCGTTACAACAAGGTAAGATTTTTGGGACCGCTCACCTGGCAGCAGGTCTCGGTTTTCTGATTGGCCCATTGCTTGGCGGCTTTCTTATTCCGGAACTACACTCTATCAATCCTGTTCTCCAAATTGCAGCCACTCTAGGCGCACTTTCTTGTGTTCCATTACTGTGCTCTGCACTTCAGAGTCACTTTCATTTTGGCAGAGGAATCGCATGGGGAGTTGCACTAACTTTAGCTCTATTTCTGATTATTCCAGCAGCCGTCAGGAGTAAGGTGCTTTTGCAAAAAGATTCCCATATAAATGATGGAATATACCAATTCACCGATGTTGCTATGGGCACCATTGTCAATCTGACCCTCGTCGCTGACAGTCAAAAAAAAGCAGATGATGCCGCTCGAAAAACCCTTACGACCATGCGTGCGCTTCAGCAGGACTTCGACTTTCGCAGTCCTCATGGATCCATCGGAAGAATTAATCGAGATGCAGGCCATGGCTGGGTCAAACCATCACAGAGGTCTTTTGGCCTCATCATGAGAACATTGGTCATCAGCAGACAATCACAAGGAATCTTTGATCCTTCGGTCGGTGCTTTAACAACATCCCCAATCTACTATGCACTGGATACGCATCTTGCAGAAAAGAAGAAAGGACTCGTTGATTACAGACTTATTGAGATAGATACTTCAGGAAAGAGAATCCGCCTTGCCAGGATGGGGATGGCACTCGATATGGGGGGAATTGCCAAAGGGACAATAATAGATACCGCAGTGACCGTTTTAAAAAAACAAGGTATCAAATCCGGAATAGTCGAAGCAGGCGGAGACTTTTATTGCTTTGGAGACCGAGAATGGCACATTGGAATCCGTCATCCTCGTGATAAAAAGCTCTTCGGCACGCTCGCCATTCGAGAACAAGGCGTCTGCGGTTCAGGTGATTATCAACAATATGTCACATTCGAAGACAAAAAAGGGAGTGAACGACGACATCATATTATTAACCCTTCCACTATGCTCTCAGCGCACCAATCCATCGGAGTCACTGTCATCTCCGACACCGCAGAACGTGCGGACGCTTTGGCTACCACACTCTTTATCATGGGGCCGATCAATGGACAGGAATTCCTCGATAAATATTATCCAACAACCGCTGCGGTCTGGTTTTCTCCCGATCAATCCGTTATTCTCTCCAAGAACTTTCCTGCCCGATGA
- a CDS encoding sigma-54-dependent transcriptional regulator gives MRHVILVDDEQSVRDSARQWLELSDFIVKDFGDAQTALHHIESDYDGIVLSDVKMPGLDGLAFQKKIASIDPDIPVVLFTGHGDIAMAVSAIQGGAYDFVEKPFDPERIVETIKRAQEKRSLILENRRLKKALEGCEDIDSRLVGTSPLMRSLKKEIGHIAPTVANILILGETGTGKEVIARAIHNMSSLKNGPYLALNCATISVNMAESELFGHVGGAFTGAQGKRIGKLEAANGGTLFLDELNSMPMDVQGKLLRALEVREITPLGANTSHSVDFRLISAMNEPPRKAIDEGRLREDLYFRINTVEMMVPPLRDRKEDIPLLFSFFLERAADTYGKTVDPPGPGSISALMGYEWPGNVRQLKSLAERYILSSLPAEERIPKLLSCKVVDRRESAVSLKDQVTLFERHLIQESLIRNDGNIKSVITDLRIPRRTLNEKMVKYNLKRPE, from the coding sequence ATGCGGCATGTTATTCTGGTAGATGATGAACAGTCTGTTCGCGATTCAGCCCGTCAGTGGCTTGAACTTTCGGACTTTATAGTCAAAGACTTTGGTGACGCCCAAACCGCGCTGCACCACATAGAAAGCGATTATGACGGCATTGTCCTTTCGGATGTCAAAATGCCCGGCCTAGATGGACTCGCCTTTCAAAAAAAGATTGCATCCATTGATCCGGATATACCGGTTGTCCTGTTCACGGGGCATGGTGATATTGCCATGGCTGTGAGCGCCATTCAAGGTGGTGCATATGATTTTGTGGAAAAACCATTTGACCCCGAAAGAATCGTCGAAACCATCAAACGTGCTCAAGAAAAAAGAAGCCTTATTCTAGAAAATCGACGACTAAAAAAAGCCCTGGAAGGCTGCGAGGATATCGATTCCCGCTTGGTCGGAACGAGTCCTCTGATGCGGTCCCTTAAAAAAGAAATTGGGCATATAGCTCCGACAGTAGCCAACATTCTGATCTTGGGAGAAACCGGTACGGGGAAAGAGGTTATTGCCCGCGCCATCCATAATATGAGTTCACTGAAAAATGGCCCTTACCTGGCACTCAACTGCGCTACTATTTCTGTCAATATGGCGGAAAGTGAGCTTTTTGGCCATGTAGGGGGAGCTTTCACTGGGGCACAAGGCAAACGAATAGGAAAGCTTGAAGCCGCCAATGGAGGAACGCTTTTCCTGGACGAACTGAACTCCATGCCAATGGATGTTCAGGGAAAACTCCTCCGTGCCCTCGAAGTCAGAGAAATTACTCCTCTTGGAGCTAACACGTCCCACTCTGTAGACTTCAGGCTGATCTCCGCCATGAATGAACCCCCACGAAAGGCAATTGATGAGGGACGTCTCAGAGAGGACTTATATTTTCGAATTAACACAGTAGAAATGATGGTTCCGCCACTCAGAGACCGGAAGGAAGATATCCCCCTTCTTTTCTCTTTTTTTCTGGAAAGGGCAGCTGACACATATGGCAAAACAGTCGATCCTCCAGGACCTGGCAGTATATCGGCCTTGATGGGCTACGAATGGCCCGGCAATGTCCGTCAACTCAAAAGCCTTGCTGAACGATACATTCTCTCTTCGCTTCCGGCAGAAGAACGAATTCCCAAGCTCCTATCATGTAAGGTAGTTGACCGAAGAGAGTCGGCAGTATCCCTCAAGGATCAAGTCACCCTTTTTGAAAGGCATCTCATTCAAGAGTCTCTCATACGCAATGATGGAAATATCAAAAGCGTCATTACCGATCTGAGAATACCCCGTCGCACCCTTAATGAAAAAATGGTCAAGTACAATCTGAAAAGACCTGAATAA
- a CDS encoding malic enzyme-like NAD(P)-binding protein, producing the protein MALFTKQEALDYHSMGRKGKIEVVPVKPCATQKHLSMAYSPGVAEACLEIAEDETKSYEYTARGNLVAVISNGTAVLGLGNIGAAAGKPVMEGKGVLFKVFADVDCYDINLDVTDPDKLIEIAKSMEPTFGGINLEDIKSPECFYIEETLKKEMNIPVFHDDQHGTAIVTAAGMMNAVEISGKKAQDLRVVVSGAGASAIACTNLYRNMGVKPENIAMFDSRGHINKSRTDLNKFKQQYATDIEYGSLAEAMVGADCFLGLSVKDMVSKDMVKSMSDNCPIIFACANPDPEITYNDAKEARPDCIMGTGRSDYPNQVNNVLGFPFIFRGALDCGATAITEEMKLAAAQALADLAKEEAPQSVCDAYGVDKLEFGRDYVIPKALDLRLIEYVSVAVAKAAMEAGIARKQLNLDEYRKELRQRIADSTKRVSSFVDSYDLGI; encoded by the coding sequence ATGGCTTTATTTACCAAACAGGAAGCTCTCGATTACCACTCCATGGGGAGAAAGGGGAAAATCGAAGTTGTCCCAGTCAAACCTTGCGCAACACAAAAACACTTATCCATGGCATACAGCCCTGGTGTGGCTGAAGCCTGCCTTGAAATCGCTGAAGATGAGACAAAATCCTATGAGTATACTGCACGAGGCAATCTGGTTGCAGTTATTTCCAATGGAACAGCGGTTCTTGGATTGGGAAATATCGGCGCAGCAGCGGGCAAACCGGTTATGGAAGGCAAAGGTGTGCTCTTCAAGGTCTTTGCCGACGTTGACTGCTATGACATCAACCTCGATGTGACCGATCCTGACAAACTCATTGAAATTGCAAAATCAATGGAACCGACTTTTGGTGGTATCAATCTCGAAGATATCAAATCTCCGGAATGCTTCTACATTGAGGAGACTTTAAAAAAGGAAATGAACATTCCTGTCTTCCATGACGATCAGCACGGCACAGCTATTGTGACTGCCGCAGGCATGATGAATGCCGTGGAAATTTCAGGAAAAAAAGCTCAGGACCTTCGGGTTGTCGTCTCAGGCGCAGGGGCCTCGGCCATTGCATGCACCAATCTATACCGAAACATGGGAGTCAAACCTGAAAATATTGCCATGTTTGATTCACGTGGACATATTAACAAGTCTCGCACTGACTTGAATAAATTCAAACAACAATATGCTACGGATATCGAGTATGGATCTCTTGCTGAAGCCATGGTTGGTGCGGACTGCTTCCTCGGCTTATCTGTCAAGGACATGGTGTCCAAAGACATGGTCAAATCCATGAGTGACAATTGCCCGATCATATTTGCCTGCGCCAACCCTGATCCGGAAATAACATACAACGACGCCAAGGAGGCCCGCCCGGATTGCATCATGGGCACAGGTCGCTCCGACTATCCAAATCAAGTCAACAATGTACTTGGATTCCCTTTTATTTTCCGTGGAGCGCTTGATTGCGGAGCAACTGCCATTACGGAGGAAATGAAGCTAGCGGCAGCCCAAGCCCTTGCAGACCTGGCCAAGGAAGAGGCTCCTCAATCCGTATGCGATGCTTATGGCGTCGATAAACTTGAATTCGGTCGTGACTATGTCATCCCCAAAGCGCTTGACCTTCGTCTGATCGAATATGTTTCCGTGGCAGTGGCCAAGGCCGCCATGGAGGCTGGCATTGCACGAAAGCAACTCAATCTTGATGAATATCGGAAAGAGTTGCGTCAACGCATTGCTGACTCCACGAAACGAGTGAGTTCCTTTGTGGATTCATACGACCTTGGGATTTAG
- a CDS encoding fumarate reductase iron-sulfur subunit has product MGRQIKFEIFRYNPQKKGDIPRMQTYSLDETPNMTLFIALNRLREEQDPSLVFDFCCRAGICGACAMVINGRPGLACQTKTKDQPGHIILHPLPVYKLIGDLSVDTGVWFRTMYEKTESWIHTRKVFDPTAEEERMDNAIAEDIYELERCIECGCCVSACGTARLRDDFMGAAALNRVARFVVDPRDERTDREYYEVIGSDEGIFGCMGLLACEDVCPKGLPLQNQLGFLRRKMGITALKDIFKKK; this is encoded by the coding sequence ATGGGTAGACAAATAAAATTCGAGATATTCCGGTATAATCCCCAAAAAAAGGGGGATATCCCGCGTATGCAAACATACTCCCTTGACGAAACCCCGAATATGACCCTGTTCATAGCACTGAATAGACTACGCGAAGAACAGGACCCGAGTCTTGTCTTCGACTTCTGTTGCAGAGCAGGAATATGTGGTGCATGCGCCATGGTTATCAACGGACGTCCAGGGCTGGCCTGTCAAACCAAAACCAAAGACCAACCAGGCCACATCATCCTTCACCCGCTTCCAGTGTACAAGCTGATAGGAGACCTTTCCGTCGACACCGGCGTCTGGTTCCGCACTATGTATGAAAAGACAGAATCCTGGATTCACACCAGGAAAGTCTTCGATCCAACTGCGGAAGAGGAACGCATGGACAACGCCATAGCTGAAGACATTTATGAGCTGGAGCGCTGTATAGAATGCGGTTGCTGCGTCTCGGCATGTGGAACAGCACGTCTTCGTGACGATTTCATGGGGGCAGCTGCTCTCAATCGAGTTGCCCGTTTTGTGGTGGATCCTCGAGATGAACGCACTGACAGAGAATATTATGAAGTCATTGGAAGTGATGAAGGAATATTCGGCTGCATGGGCCTGTTGGCCTGTGAAGATGTTTGCCCAAAAGGCTTGCCCTTGCAGAACCAACTGGGATTCCTTCGTCGTAAAATGGGTATTACGGCACTCAAAGACATATTTAAAAAGAAGTAA
- a CDS encoding fumarate reductase flavoprotein subunit — protein MQTYYSDLLVIGAGLAGERVACEAAQKGFKATCLSIVPARRSHSSAAQGGMQAALGNCAKGEGDGPDIHFIDTVKGSDWGCDQEVARLFADAAPIEMRRLAHWGVPWNRVVPGQSFYFKGGEKFEKFEKEENEGLITARSFGGTAKWRTCYTSDGTGHAVMCTMDNRCAELGIDVFDKKEAIALIHNGESCMGAVVRCLRTGELEVFLAKATTICTGGFGRIYKATTNAVICDGGGHILAHDTGLVPIGNPESIQFHPTGIVPTDILVTEGCRGDGGTLLDCNEERFMHIYEPDKAELASRDVVSRWMTHHMREGKGVKSPYGEHLWLDIRHLGDKHISTKLREVDEICHHFLGVDPRTELIPVRPTQHYTMAGIRTNKDGAVYGLTGLFSAGEAACWDMHGFNRLGGNSLAETVVAGGIIGAKIVEFLEGYETKFDTACINSAVKQQKERIHDVIHGRKGKLNVYDVRNEMQEALMKGCFVFRNQQGLEECVATLQGTLEKSRKVGLVSSGEGPNHELAATLKIEGQVKLAMCIAQAALQRNESRGSHNREDFPDRNDKDWLNRTLAYWREGSDMPEFVYEDTTPVFELPPGDRGYGGGTIIPADEKYVTDRTVKSPVTEIGKKK, from the coding sequence ATGCAAACTTACTATTCAGATCTGCTCGTCATTGGTGCCGGGCTGGCCGGAGAGCGTGTAGCCTGTGAAGCGGCCCAAAAGGGATTCAAAGCCACCTGCCTTTCCATCGTTCCGGCAAGACGTTCTCATTCATCCGCAGCACAAGGTGGAATGCAGGCAGCTTTAGGCAACTGTGCCAAAGGTGAAGGAGATGGACCCGACATCCACTTCATAGATACTGTCAAAGGTTCTGATTGGGGATGTGACCAGGAAGTCGCCAGGCTTTTTGCTGATGCCGCTCCCATTGAAATGCGTCGCTTAGCGCACTGGGGGGTCCCATGGAATCGCGTAGTTCCCGGACAGTCCTTCTATTTCAAAGGCGGAGAAAAATTCGAAAAATTTGAAAAAGAAGAAAATGAAGGACTCATAACTGCCCGCTCATTCGGTGGGACCGCCAAATGGCGAACCTGCTACACTTCAGACGGAACTGGCCATGCCGTTATGTGCACCATGGACAATCGGTGTGCAGAATTGGGCATTGATGTCTTTGACAAAAAAGAAGCCATCGCCCTTATTCATAACGGAGAATCATGCATGGGAGCCGTGGTTCGATGTCTGCGCACTGGCGAACTGGAAGTTTTTTTGGCCAAGGCAACAACCATTTGCACCGGCGGTTTTGGCCGCATCTACAAAGCCACAACCAATGCTGTTATCTGCGATGGAGGAGGACATATCCTCGCTCACGATACCGGTTTGGTCCCCATAGGAAACCCTGAATCCATTCAATTTCACCCAACAGGAATTGTCCCAACGGATATTCTTGTGACTGAAGGATGTCGAGGCGATGGAGGAACTCTGCTGGATTGCAACGAAGAACGGTTCATGCACATCTATGAACCGGATAAAGCAGAGCTTGCATCACGCGATGTTGTCTCTCGATGGATGACACACCACATGCGCGAAGGCAAAGGGGTCAAGAGTCCATACGGAGAGCATCTCTGGCTTGATATCCGCCATCTTGGAGACAAACACATCTCCACAAAACTCCGAGAAGTTGATGAAATCTGCCATCACTTCCTCGGGGTTGATCCCCGTACGGAGTTAATCCCGGTCCGCCCCACGCAGCACTATACCATGGCTGGCATCCGAACGAATAAAGATGGAGCAGTCTACGGCCTGACAGGTTTGTTCTCTGCCGGAGAAGCAGCCTGTTGGGATATGCACGGATTCAACCGTCTGGGGGGAAACTCACTCGCTGAGACCGTCGTAGCTGGAGGAATCATCGGCGCAAAGATTGTCGAATTCCTTGAAGGTTACGAGACCAAGTTTGATACGGCCTGCATTAACAGCGCAGTCAAACAGCAGAAAGAACGAATTCACGATGTGATCCACGGCCGCAAGGGGAAACTCAACGTCTATGACGTTCGTAATGAGATGCAGGAAGCTCTTATGAAAGGCTGTTTCGTTTTCAGAAATCAGCAGGGGCTTGAAGAATGCGTGGCGACCCTGCAAGGAACCCTGGAAAAATCTCGCAAAGTCGGCCTTGTATCCAGTGGAGAGGGTCCAAACCACGAACTCGCCGCAACTCTCAAAATAGAAGGTCAGGTTAAGCTTGCCATGTGTATCGCTCAAGCTGCCCTGCAACGAAACGAATCTCGCGGTTCCCATAATCGGGAAGACTTCCCTGATCGCAATGACAAAGACTGGCTTAATCGTACTCTGGCTTACTGGCGAGAAGGCTCGGACATGCCGGAATTTGTCTATGAAGATACCACTCCTGTTTTCGAATTGCCTCCGGGCGACCGCGGTTACGGCGGTGGAACGATCATTCCAGCTGACGAGAAATATGTCACTGATCGAACTGTAAAAAGCCCTGTGACCGAAATCGGCAAAAAGAAGTAA
- a CDS encoding sensor histidine kinase, translating into MNFLRSINIRTIPFVICALILLGIPFGVALLVQYDYLHDLERVSTERLNLYESTLKSELKKFEYLPYLISETGMVARLLKDGGSPQSVSQFLEKANTIAGSSVLYVINKQGVVIAASNWREEKNFLGLDLSFRPYFQDAMQSMQGKFFGVGITIGEPGFYISHPVRSGDEVVGVAVAKIVLSPLENIWQEGGETLFVADSSGVIVLASRPAWKYRTLAPLSKATLKIIHDREQYPEFKLRPLSSKTTVRLGFAREVSIGNERFLENSRSIPGMDWTISYLMPQGQLWERTLGTSLTSFVLIGLAILTRLFFRERQQKRFSRLQAIEAGHIRDINKKLALEVEERKRTEHELRAAQEELVQAGKLAALGEMATAIAHELNQPIAAVKTYIASCRLMLKRGKTEDLDPTLQKVSELGDRMGKVTGQLKSFARKSSDKKSEFDLRLAIQESLTLMKHQFHVENCELDLNMSDDPVYIIGDRVRLEQVLINLFRNALDALQETEKPIIGVSLRQVKERAKIHVWDNGPGISEQVDKRIFEPFVTTKKEGIGVGLGLSISYKIIKDMNGDFRAANREHHGAEFFVHLPLSRKKQDG; encoded by the coding sequence ATGAATTTTCTGAGAAGTATCAACATTCGAACAATTCCTTTTGTGATTTGTGCATTGATTCTTCTAGGAATTCCTTTTGGAGTAGCCCTCCTTGTCCAGTATGATTACTTACATGATCTGGAAAGAGTCTCTACGGAACGACTCAATTTGTATGAAAGTACACTCAAATCAGAACTTAAAAAATTTGAGTATCTTCCCTACCTTATTTCCGAAACAGGCATGGTCGCTCGCCTGCTTAAAGACGGAGGCTCCCCACAGTCCGTGAGCCAATTCCTGGAAAAAGCAAACACCATAGCCGGTTCATCAGTACTCTATGTCATTAACAAACAGGGAGTCGTCATTGCCGCGAGCAACTGGCGTGAAGAGAAAAATTTTCTCGGCCTTGACCTCAGTTTTCGACCATATTTTCAAGACGCTATGCAAAGTATGCAGGGCAAATTCTTTGGTGTTGGTATCACGATCGGAGAGCCTGGTTTCTATATCTCACATCCGGTACGCAGCGGAGATGAGGTCGTCGGTGTCGCTGTCGCCAAAATAGTCTTATCCCCCTTAGAGAATATATGGCAGGAAGGAGGAGAAACCCTCTTTGTGGCTGACTCAAGCGGTGTGATTGTTTTGGCCAGTCGACCAGCATGGAAATACAGAACATTAGCTCCTCTCTCCAAGGCAACTCTAAAAATAATACATGATCGAGAGCAATACCCCGAATTCAAACTTAGACCATTGTCTTCGAAAACCACAGTCCGTCTTGGTTTTGCCCGTGAAGTGAGTATTGGTAATGAACGCTTCCTGGAAAATTCCAGATCTATTCCCGGTATGGATTGGACTATCAGCTATCTCATGCCCCAAGGTCAGCTATGGGAACGCACCCTTGGAACATCTCTGACTTCATTCGTCCTGATTGGTCTTGCCATTCTTACTCGACTTTTTTTTCGAGAACGCCAGCAAAAACGTTTCTCCAGGTTGCAAGCCATTGAAGCCGGACATATCCGCGACATCAATAAAAAACTGGCACTTGAGGTTGAAGAGCGCAAACGAACGGAACACGAACTTCGTGCTGCGCAGGAAGAACTTGTTCAAGCGGGTAAATTGGCAGCCCTTGGTGAAATGGCGACAGCTATAGCCCATGAGTTGAACCAACCGATTGCCGCTGTCAAAACATACATTGCAAGTTGTCGATTGATGCTGAAGCGGGGGAAAACTGAGGACCTTGACCCAACTTTGCAGAAGGTCTCTGAACTCGGCGACCGAATGGGAAAAGTTACAGGACAATTGAAATCTTTTGCACGTAAATCCTCTGATAAGAAAAGTGAATTTGACCTTCGCCTCGCGATTCAAGAATCTTTGACTTTAATGAAGCATCAGTTTCATGTGGAAAACTGTGAACTTGATTTAAATATGTCGGATGACCCCGTCTATATTATCGGTGACCGTGTTCGCCTGGAGCAAGTCCTTATCAATCTTTTCAGAAATGCTCTGGATGCCCTCCAGGAGACAGAAAAACCAATTATCGGCGTCAGTCTTCGGCAGGTAAAAGAGCGAGCCAAAATCCATGTCTGGGATAACGGTCCCGGCATTTCTGAACAGGTAGACAAACGCATTTTTGAACCTTTTGTAACAACAAAAAAAGAAGGCATCGGAGTTGGGCTTGGACTCTCTATTTCCTATAAAATAATCAAAGATATGAACGGAGATTTTCGCGCAGCCAATCGAGAACACCACGGTGCGGAATTTTTCGTTCATCTTCCATTGTCCAGGAAAAAACAGGATGGGTAA
- a CDS encoding fumarate hydratase encodes MRTINPSEIIDAVASMCIKANTELPDDVRAKLEQAMAEETSASAKEVLRQLLENADLSKETLLPLCQDCGLAVYFVEIGDEVRIDGNIRDAINEGTRKGYAEGYLRKSACDPLTRVNTGDGTPAVIHYDFVPGDKLKIIYMAKGGGAENMSRATMLAPAQGWEGIKQFVINRVAEAGPNPCPPTIIGIGIGGTFDHAAKIAKKSLIRRLDDTHPDPEIAAKEKELEDSINKLGIGPMGLGGKTTVLSVKLAIEPCHLASLPLAVNVQCHSQRHEEVEL; translated from the coding sequence ATGCGCACTATCAATCCATCTGAAATCATTGATGCAGTGGCTTCCATGTGCATCAAGGCCAACACCGAACTTCCGGACGATGTCCGCGCCAAGCTCGAACAGGCCATGGCTGAGGAAACAAGTGCATCTGCCAAGGAAGTGCTTCGTCAATTACTGGAGAATGCAGACCTCTCCAAAGAGACTCTACTGCCTTTGTGCCAAGACTGTGGACTTGCTGTCTACTTCGTTGAAATCGGAGATGAAGTTCGTATTGATGGCAATATCCGAGACGCGATCAATGAAGGTACACGCAAAGGATATGCAGAAGGTTATCTTCGTAAATCCGCCTGCGACCCATTGACTCGTGTCAATACGGGAGATGGAACCCCGGCAGTCATCCACTATGATTTTGTTCCTGGGGACAAGCTCAAAATCATATATATGGCCAAAGGCGGTGGAGCAGAAAATATGAGCCGCGCCACAATGCTCGCCCCAGCCCAAGGCTGGGAAGGCATCAAACAATTTGTCATCAACCGTGTAGCTGAAGCAGGTCCTAATCCATGCCCTCCCACTATTATAGGCATTGGAATAGGAGGAACATTCGATCATGCGGCTAAAATAGCGAAGAAATCGTTAATACGTCGACTTGATGACACTCATCCTGACCCTGAAATCGCAGCCAAAGAAAAAGAACTCGAAGATTCTATCAACAAATTGGGGATCGGACCCATGGGGCTTGGCGGCAAGACAACCGTTCTGAGCGTCAAACTGGCCATCGAACCCTGTCACTTGGCGAGTTTGCCACTTGCAGTCAATGTACAGTGTCACTCTCAGAGGCACGAGGAGGTCGAACTCTAA